The genomic stretch GCCGTTGATGGCCGTCACCAACGCCATTTCCTCGGTCATCGTCGTCGGCGCGCTTCTGGCGGTCGGCCTTTCGGCGAGCGGCCTTGCGACCGGCTTCGGCTTCGTGGCGCTCATTCTCGTCGCCATCAATATTTTCGGCGGATTTCTTGTCACCCAGCGCATGCTGGCGATGTACAAGAAAAAGGACAAGTAAGGCGGTCGGAACATGTCAGTCAATTTTGCAGCCTTGCTGTTCCTCGTATCAGCGGTTCTCTTCATTCTAGCGCTTCGAGGGCTTTCGCATCCCTCGACCAGCCGCAAGGGCAATATCTACGGCATGGTCGGTATGGCGATCGCCATCGGCACGACCCTGCTTCTGGCCAAGCCCGGCTTTTCGGCGCTGGTCTTCATCGTGCTGGCGCTGGCAATCGGCGGCGGCATCGGCGCCTATATCGCCCGCACCATTCCGATGACGGCAATGCCGCAGCTCGTGGCCGGGTTCCACTCGCTCGTCGGCCTTGCCGCCGTTCTGGTGGCCGCCGCCGCGCTCTATTCGCCGGAAAGCTTCAATATCGGCGTTCCCGATGATATCCACCTTCGGGCCCTGATCGAGTTGGCGATCGGCGCCGCGATCGGCGCGATCACCTTTACCGGGTCGATCATCGCCTTCCTCAAGCTCGACGGCCGCATGTCCGGCAAGCCGATCATGCTGCCCGGCCGTCATGCGATCAACATCGCGCTTCTGGTGGCGCTCGTCGTCTTCGTCGTCTCGCTTTCGGCAACGGCGAGCCCGATCCATTTCTGGCTGATCGTCATCATTGCCCTGGTGCTTGGCGTTCTCATCATCGTCCCCATCGGCGGCGCCGACATGCCGGTCGTGGTCTCGATGCTGAACTCCTATTCGGGCTGGGCGGCTGCCGGCATCGGCTTCACGCTCGGCAACATGGCGCTGATCGTCACCGGCGCGCTTGTGGGGTCCTCGGGTGCGATCCTCTCCTACATCATGTGCAAGGGCATGAACCGCTCGTTCATCTCGGTCATTCTCGGCGGCTTCGGCGGCGAGACGGCGTCCTCGGGCGGCGGCGACCAGGTTGAGCGCAACGTGAAGACCGGTTCGGCGGACGATGCCGCCTTCCTGATGGAGAACGCCTCCAAGGTGATCATCGTGCCCGGATACGGCATGGCGGTCGCCCAGGCCCAGCACGCGCTCAGGGAACTGGCCGATCTGTTGAAGGAGAAGGGCGTCGAGGTCAAATACGCCATTCATCCGGTTGCCGGCCGCATGCCGGGCCATATGAACGTGCTGCTCGCCGAAGCCAATGTGCCCTATGACGAGGTGTTCGAGCTGGAGGACATCAACTCGGAATTCGCCCAGGCCGACGTGGCCTATGTGATCGGCGCCAACGACGTCACCAATCCGGCAGCCCGCGACGACAAGACCTCGCCGATCTACGGCATGCCGATCCTCGACGTCGACAAGGCCAAGACCTGCCTCTTCGTCAAGCGCTCGCTCGGCTCCGGCTATGCCGGCATCGACAATGAGCTGTTCTACAAGGACGGAACGATGATGCTGCTCGGCGACGCCAAGAAGATGACCGAGGACATCGTCAAGGCGATGGACTGATCGCTCCCGCGCATCCATCCTGACGCCCCGATCTTGCAGAAGACCGGGGCGTTTCGTTTTCGTGGGCGGCTTTGTTGGCGGAACCTCCGCATGCTGTCCGGCGTTCAACCCTAACGATTGATCATGAGGAAACTGCCGTGAAGCTTGTCCGCCCGCTCTTTGTGTTTCCGCTCATTGTTGCCGCCGGCCTTTCGACGATGAGCATGGACATGCCTGAAAACCCGCCGGTGCCGGAGCAGCGTCCGGACGATCTCGAACCGGCCGCGGGGCAGGAGGAGAGCGCGCAACCCGCGAAACCGGCATCGGAAAATACCGGAGAGGACGCCGAGGTCTCGGAAACGGTCGCGCCCGAAGACCCTGCGCCCCCGATGGAAGATGATGGCGAATTTGCCCGCTGCACCGCGGCGCTGACGGCGCTGGGCGTCGAATACGAGGTTCTGGAGACGATTGATGATCCCGGTCAGTGCGGGATAGGGCGACCGCTCAGCGTTACCATGGCGGCCGACGGCGTGCCGCTGCAGCCGGCCGGCACAATGCGCTGCAAGACCGCGCTGGCGCTGGCAAACTGGCTTACCGCCTATGTCGCGCCCTCGGCCGAGATCGCCTTCGGCGCGGGCACGAAACTGACGGAAGTCCGCCAGGCTTCAACCTATGTCTGCCGCAACCGCAACAGCCGGTCGGACGGCAAGATTTCCGAACACGCCAGGGGCAATGCCGTCGATATCCGCTCGCTCTCCTTTTCGAACGGCAGGACCATCGACATGGTGCCGCGCAGGAAGGATGGCAGCCTCACCGGCGCGTTCCAGCGCACCGCAAGCGCCTCGGCCTGCCTGTTCTTTTCGACCGTCCTGTCTCCCGGCAGCGACGCGACTCATCAGGATCACATGCATCTCGACGTGATCGAGCGCAGCCGGGGATATCGCTATTGCCGCTGACGCTTACTGTTCCAGCCAGGTGACGGCGGCGTCTTGCTGTTCGGGCTCGAATACCTTCACGTCCGCGTGGAAAAGCATGCCGAACATCTGCACGGCCTGCGTGAAGCCGCGATTGCTGCTGACGATGGCGATGCTCTTGAAGGCCAGCGGTTCCGAACGGCGGAAGGGCTGGCCGCCCATCGCCGACCCGATATCGGAGCCCGCGAAATCGCTGGCGGTGACCAGAAGCAGCCGCAGCCCGTCATGGCTGGAACTGTGTTCTTCAAGCGCCGGCAGCAGCACATTTTGATAATCGCTCGCGCTCAGCGCATTGTGTATCGTGAAGCCGATGATGTTTTCCGGCAGGTCTTCGATCTTCTCGAGCATATAAGGCCTCCATTTTGCGCCTTTTTAGCGCGGTCGGCGCGGCAAGGCCAGTGAAAGAAGCTGTGACCGCCGGCGAAGAACCGTTCGGCCATTGCGATATAAAACATGAGTGGATTAGTCATATTTATACTTTACCTTTTTAATCATGTTTTATAGGGTTTCCCCGTCATCAACGGAACGGCAAGGCCGGGAGGGCGAAATTGGCGAAGAAGCACAAGCGTAAACAGGCGAAGAACCCGCCGAACAGCGGTGTCCAGGACGTGACCCGCGTCGCCGAGGCGCCTGAGGGGCTCAATGGCCGCAGTTTTCTCTATGTCGGCGGGCGCGACTGTCAGGTCGCCCATTTGCGCGCAGTGGCTGATGATTTCGGCGCCGAACTGATCCATCACGACGGCGGCCTGCGCGAGGCGGTCTCGCGTATCGACAG from Martelella sp. AD-3 encodes the following:
- a CDS encoding STAS/SEC14 domain-containing protein, with the protein product MLEKIEDLPENIIGFTIHNALSASDYQNVLLPALEEHSSSHDGLRLLLVTASDFAGSDIGSAMGGQPFRRSEPLAFKSIAIVSSNRGFTQAVQMFGMLFHADVKVFEPEQQDAAVTWLEQ
- a CDS encoding NAD(P)(+) transhydrogenase (Re/Si-specific) subunit beta; the protein is MSVNFAALLFLVSAVLFILALRGLSHPSTSRKGNIYGMVGMAIAIGTTLLLAKPGFSALVFIVLALAIGGGIGAYIARTIPMTAMPQLVAGFHSLVGLAAVLVAAAALYSPESFNIGVPDDIHLRALIELAIGAAIGAITFTGSIIAFLKLDGRMSGKPIMLPGRHAINIALLVALVVFVVSLSATASPIHFWLIVIIALVLGVLIIVPIGGADMPVVVSMLNSYSGWAAAGIGFTLGNMALIVTGALVGSSGAILSYIMCKGMNRSFISVILGGFGGETASSGGGDQVERNVKTGSADDAAFLMENASKVIIVPGYGMAVAQAQHALRELADLLKEKGVEVKYAIHPVAGRMPGHMNVLLAEANVPYDEVFELEDINSEFAQADVAYVIGANDVTNPAARDDKTSPIYGMPILDVDKAKTCLFVKRSLGSGYAGIDNELFYKDGTMMLLGDAKKMTEDIVKAMD
- a CDS encoding extensin family protein; the encoded protein is MKLVRPLFVFPLIVAAGLSTMSMDMPENPPVPEQRPDDLEPAAGQEESAQPAKPASENTGEDAEVSETVAPEDPAPPMEDDGEFARCTAALTALGVEYEVLETIDDPGQCGIGRPLSVTMAADGVPLQPAGTMRCKTALALANWLTAYVAPSAEIAFGAGTKLTEVRQASTYVCRNRNSRSDGKISEHARGNAVDIRSLSFSNGRTIDMVPRRKDGSLTGAFQRTASASACLFFSTVLSPGSDATHQDHMHLDVIERSRGYRYCR